In the Mastomys coucha isolate ucsf_1 unplaced genomic scaffold, UCSF_Mcou_1 pScaffold18, whole genome shotgun sequence genome, one interval contains:
- the Dmrtb1 gene encoding doublesex- and mab-3-related transcription factor B1, with protein MLRTPKCSRCRNHGYLVPVKGHAGKCRWKQCSCDKCYLITERQKIMAAQKVLRTQGAEEQVPSVGIQGPQPPPRAPAAAAAAATASSSSICPLPRAAVGGAGPGPAATCFLERSPQAQSPGPSAFQLVPSGRPGPSSFQPGPGAPGGLHDRPPAWLPQLRPQAPRPELCYPDQHLPVRPVPRLPFADYGHPLRFKSDHVVGAGYPEREPFKQCPACVPVPPYQPFPLSEGQDSSSALGVPQQRGFRHVSCSPYHGSGLVSEPARDLQPTYCSPMPPPPPPPPPPPPPLPPPPTQPQQPHFLPPGFLSALHFLPPPPPPPSPPSFSLTILYDADKEHTNGQDAEAPSEPSQHSPQEQSN; from the exons ATGCTTCGCACCCCCAAGTGCTCTAGGTGCCGGAACCACGGCTATCTGGTACCAGTCAAGGGCCACGCTGGCAAATGCCGCTGGAAGCAGTGCAGCTGTGACAAGTGCTACCTGATCACCGAGCGCCAGAAGATCATGGCTGCCCAGAAGGTGCTCAGGACCCAAGGTGCAGAGGAGCAGGTGCCTTCGGTGGGCATACAGGGCCCCCAGCCGCCTCCTAGGGCTCCAGCCGCGGCTGCGGCGGCGGCCACCGCCTCGAGCTCCAGCATTTGCCCACTGCCGAGGGCGGCTGTGGGAGGTGCTGGGCCAGGCCCCGCGGCCACCTGCTTCCTCGAGAGGTCCCCGCAGGCCCAGAGCCCAGGCCCGAGCGCCTTCCAGCTGGTCCCGAGTGGCCGCCCGGGCCCCAGCTCCTTCCAGCCTGGACCGGGGGCCCCCGGGGGACTGCACGACCGTCCCCCCGCGTGGCTGCCCCAGCTCAGGCCGCAGGCGCCCAGGCCCGAGCTTTGCTACCCGGATCAGCACCTGCCAGTGCGGCCGGTGCCCCGACTGCCGTTCGCCGACTACG GGCATCCTCTGAGATTCAAGTCTGATCATGTGGTAGGAGCTGGGTACCCTGAGAGAGAGCCATTCAAGCAGTGCCCTGCCTGCGTCCCTGTGCCACCCTACCAGCCCTTCCCACTCTCGGAAGGCCAGGATTCATCCTCTGCTCTGGGGGTCCCTCAACAAAGAGGCTTCCGGCATGTCTCCTGCAGCCCCTACCATGGAAGCGGCTTG GTGTCAGAGCCAGCCAGAGACCTGCAGCCAACCTATTGCTCACCGatgcctccgccgccgccgcctccgccgccgccgccaccgccactACCACCTCCCCCAACCCAGCCACAGCAGCCGCACTTCCTCCCACCAggcttcctctctgctctccacttCCTGCCaccgccgccaccgccaccatCTCCGCCATCTTTCTCGCTGACCATCCTGTATGATGCAGACAAGGAGCATACCA ATGGCCAGGATGCAGAAGCGCCCAGTGAGCCCAGCCAGCACTCTCCCCAGGAGCAGTCCAACTAA